Proteins from a genomic interval of Indicator indicator isolate 239-I01 chromosome 1, UM_Iind_1.1, whole genome shotgun sequence:
- the PHC1 gene encoding polyhomeotic-like protein 1 isoform X4, which produces METESEQNSSSTSGSSSSGGSTRPQISQMSLYERQAVQATIAASRQASSPNTSTPQQTTTTQASINLATTSAAQLISRSQSVSSPSATTLTQSVLLGNATSPPLNQSQAQMYLRPQLGNLLQVNRTLGRNVPLASQLILMPNGAVAAVQQEVPPTQSPGVHADTEQVQNLAVRSQQTSATNTQLQGSVQKAALPGSSQASGLPQSTSTGQTLAVAQASSVSAGQSLNLSQGAAGNNGVSGGVVASGGSQTSTGLTQTSSAGAPGSCQRKGTGVVQPLPIAAAQAVTVSQGSQTETENAATKKGETDSGGQQTVGMNLTRTATPAPSQTLISSATYTQIQPHSLIQQQQQIHLQKQVVIQQQIAIHHQQQFQHRQSQLLHTATHLQLAQQQQQQAPSLTQHQQQAQAPQQQASPQNQQQAQTLVVQPMLQSQPVQLQQDSPCQPATKSPVPIQSKSLVTAIKPPQLGPAKMSATQQPPPHIPVQVVGTRQQGSGQAQALGLAQIAAAVPTSRGMPAVVQPVSQAHAASPSSSSAPASSQEAPSLTTGVNLAQVQGTSHMVKSPASSPVVSQMPAAFYMQSVQLPGKSQTLGVKRKAESEEEKDESPSVTAVLPARSSPLTDSPKNMEDKSGLGDKSDPAAIATPNTTSSEGASVTPTCTPTPNLAIVSRQMGDSKPPQAIVKPQILTHIIEGFVIQEGAEPFPVGCSQLLKESEKPLQGEALSGQSENLSSNSPGGDSASMELDKKANLLKCEYCGKYAPATQFRGSKRFCSMTCSKRYNVSCSHQFRLQRKKMKEFQEANYARVRRRGSRRSSSEMARTKMQGKRHRGQEDSSRGSDNSSYDEALSPTSPGPLSVRAGHGERDLANSSMAPPTPDLHGINPVFLSSNPSRWSVEEVYEFIASLQGCQEIAEEFRSQEIDGQALLLLKEEHLMSAMNIKLGPALKICAKINVLKET; this is translated from the exons GCTACAATTGCAGCCAGTAGACAGGCCAGCTCCCCCAACACCAGCACCCCGCAACAGACCACCACCACTCAGGCCTCT ATCAACCTAGCCACCAcatcagctgctcagctgaTCAGTCGATCACAGAGTGTGAGTTCCCCCAGCGCCACAACCCTGACGCAGTCTGTGCTCCTTGGGAATGCCACCTCACCTCCCCTCAACCAGTCACAGGCCCAGATGTATCTCCGG CCAcagctgggcaacctgttgcaggtAAACCGGACCTTGGGCCGCAATGTGCCTCTTGCCTCTCAACTCATCCTGATGCCCAACGGGGCTGTGGCCGCTGTCCAGCAGGAGGTACCACCCACTCAGTCTCCTGGGGTCCATGCAGACACAGAGCAG GTGCAGAACTTGGCGGTGAGGAGCCAACAGACCTCAGCCACTAATACCCAGCTCCAAGGCTCTGTtcagaaggcagctctgcccGGCAGCTCCCAGGCTTCAGGCTTGCCACAGTCCACCAGCACAGGCCAGACCTTGGCAGTGGCTCAGGCCTCTTCTGTCAGTGCGGGCCAGTCCCTCAATTTgagtcagggagcagcaggcaaCAATGGTGTTTCTGGGGGTGTGGTGGCAAGTGGTGGGAGCCAGACTTCAACGGGATTGACCCAGACCTCTTCGGCAggtgctcctggcagctgccaaAGGAAAGGCACAGGGGTGGTTCAGCCATTACCAAtagcagctgcccaggctgtgACTGTTAGCCAGGGAAGCCAGACTGAGACAGAGAATGCAGCCACAAAGAAGGGTGAAACGGACAGTGGTGGACAGCAAACAGTAGGCATGAACCTGACCAGGACCGCAACGCCAGCACCCAGCCAGACGTTGATCAGCTCAG CTACATATACACAGATCCAGCCACACTCGTtgatccagcagcagcagcagatccacTTGCAGAAGCAGGTAGTGATCCAGCAGCAGATCGCCATTCATcaccagcagcagtttcagcaCCGCCAGTCCCAGCTCCTCCACACAGCCACCCATCTTCAGTTGgcccagcagcaacagcagcaagcacCATCTCTGACACAACATCAGCAGCAAGCTCAAGCTCCACAGCAGCAAGCTTCACctcaaaaccagcagcaggctcagaCCCTTGTGGTGCAACCTATGTTGCAGTCCCAGcctgtgcagctccagcaggacagTCCTTGCCAGCCAGCCACCAAGTCACCAGTTCCAATTCAGTCAAAATCTCTGGTCACTGCTATCAAACCACCTCAGCTTGGGCCTGCCAAAATGTCAGCAACACAGCAGCCTCCACCACACATCCCAGTACAGGTGGTGGGTACTCGGCAGCAGGGCTCAGGCCAAGCCCAAGCACTGGGTTTGGCACAGATTGCTGCAGCCGTGCCGACGTCCCGGGGAATGCCAGCTGTGGTCCAACCTGTTTCCCAAGCTCATGCTGCTTccccctcatcatcttcagccccagcttcctcacAGGAAGCTCCTTCTCTCACTACAGGGGTGAATTTGGCACAAGTTCAAGGCACATCCCACATGGTGAAGagcccagcctcttctccagttGTGTCTCAGATGCCAGCAGCATTCTACATGCAGTCTGTCCAGTTACCA GGCAAGTCTCAGACCTTAGGGGTAAAACGCAAGGCAGagtcagaggaggagaaggatgagTCTCCCAGTGTCACTGCAGTCCTGCCTGCCAGGTCTTCTCCTCTAACAGACAGCCCCAAAAACATGGAGGATAAGAGCGGCCTTGGAG ATAAATCTGATCCTGCTGCTATTGCAACCCCAAATACCACCTCAAGTGAAGGAGCATCAGTCACCCCTACCTGTACTCCCACTCCAAACCTGGCAATAGTGTCACGTCAGAtgggagattccaaacccccgcAAGCCATTGTGAAGCCCCAGATCCTCACACACATCATTGAAGGCTTCGTCAtccaggaaggagcagagccttTTCCA GTGGGTTGCTCCCAGTTGCTGAAAGAATCTGAGAAACCACTGCAGGGAGAAGCTCTTTCAGGCCAGAGTGAAAACCTTTCCAGCAATTCTCCAGGAGGAGACAGTGCTTCCATGG AGCTTGATAAGAAGGCAAACTTGTTGAAGTGTGAATACTGTGGGAAGTATGCCCCAGCAACCCAGTTCCGTGGCTCCAAGAGGTTTTGTTCCATGACCTGTTCTAAAAG GTACAATGTCAGCTGTAGCCATCAGTTTCggctgcagagaaagaagaTGAAGGAATTCCAGGAAGCTAACTATGCTCGTGTGCGCCGGCGGGGATCACGACGCAGCAGCTCAGAAATGGCACGAACAAAGATGCAGGGCAAGCGCCACAGG GGCCAGGAAGACTCAAGTCGAGGCTCTGATAACTCCAGCTATGATGAAGCTTTGTCCCCTACATCTCCAGGACCCTTGTCAGTAAGGGCTGGGCATggagagagggacctggcaaaCTCTAGTATGGCTCCACCTACCCCAGATCTACATGGCATCAACCCAGTCTTCCTGTCCAGTAATCCTAGTCGTTGGAGTGTGGAGGAAGTGTATGAGTTTATTGCATCGCTGCAAG GGTGCCAGGAGATTGCTGAGGAGTTTCGTTCACAGGAAATCGATGGCCAGGCCCTGTTGCTTCTGAAGGAAGAACACCTCATGAGTGCCATGAACATCAAGCTGGGACCAGCTCTTAAGATCTGTGCCAAGATCAATGTCCTCAAAGAGACTTAA
- the PHC1 gene encoding polyhomeotic-like protein 1 isoform X12 yields METESEQNSSSTSGSSSSGGSTRPQISQMSLYERQAVQALQALQRQPNAAQYFHQFMLQQQLNSAQLHSLAAVQQATIAASRQASSPNTSTPQQTTTTQASPQLGNLLQVNRTLGRNVPLASQLILMPNGAVAAVQQEVPPTQSPGVHADTEQVQNLAVRSQQTSATNTQLQGSVQKAALPGSSQASGLPQSTSTGQTLAVAQASSVSAGQSLNLSQGAAGNNGVSGGVVASGGSQTSTGLTQTSSAGAPGSCQRKGTGVVQPLPIAAAQAVTVSQGSQTETENAATKKGETDSGGQQTVGMNLTRTATPAPSQTLISSATYTQIQPHSLIQQQQQIHLQKQVVIQQQIAIHHQQQFQHRQSQLLHTATHLQLAQQQQQQAPSLTQHQQQAQAPQQQASPQNQQQAQTLVGKSQTLGVKRKAESEEEKDESPSVTAVLPARSSPLTDSPKNMEDKSGLGDKSDPAAIATPNTTSSEGASVTPTCTPTPNLAIVSRQMGDSKPPQAIVKPQILTHIIEGFVIQEGAEPFPVGCSQLLKESEKPLQGEALSGQSENLSSNSPGGDSASMELDKKANLLKCEYCGKYAPATQFRGSKRFCSMTCSKRYNVSCSHQFRLQRKKMKEFQEANYARVRRRGSRRSSSEMARTKMQGKRHRGQEDSSRGSDNSSYDEALSPTSPGPLSVRAGHGERDLANSSMAPPTPDLHGINPVFLSSNPSRWSVEEVYEFIASLQGCQEIAEEFRSQEIDGQALLLLKEEHLMSAMNIKLGPALKICAKINVLKET; encoded by the exons GCTACAATTGCAGCCAGTAGACAGGCCAGCTCCCCCAACACCAGCACCCCGCAACAGACCACCACCACTCAGGCCTCT CCAcagctgggcaacctgttgcaggtAAACCGGACCTTGGGCCGCAATGTGCCTCTTGCCTCTCAACTCATCCTGATGCCCAACGGGGCTGTGGCCGCTGTCCAGCAGGAGGTACCACCCACTCAGTCTCCTGGGGTCCATGCAGACACAGAGCAG GTGCAGAACTTGGCGGTGAGGAGCCAACAGACCTCAGCCACTAATACCCAGCTCCAAGGCTCTGTtcagaaggcagctctgcccGGCAGCTCCCAGGCTTCAGGCTTGCCACAGTCCACCAGCACAGGCCAGACCTTGGCAGTGGCTCAGGCCTCTTCTGTCAGTGCGGGCCAGTCCCTCAATTTgagtcagggagcagcaggcaaCAATGGTGTTTCTGGGGGTGTGGTGGCAAGTGGTGGGAGCCAGACTTCAACGGGATTGACCCAGACCTCTTCGGCAggtgctcctggcagctgccaaAGGAAAGGCACAGGGGTGGTTCAGCCATTACCAAtagcagctgcccaggctgtgACTGTTAGCCAGGGAAGCCAGACTGAGACAGAGAATGCAGCCACAAAGAAGGGTGAAACGGACAGTGGTGGACAGCAAACAGTAGGCATGAACCTGACCAGGACCGCAACGCCAGCACCCAGCCAGACGTTGATCAGCTCAG CTACATATACACAGATCCAGCCACACTCGTtgatccagcagcagcagcagatccacTTGCAGAAGCAGGTAGTGATCCAGCAGCAGATCGCCATTCATcaccagcagcagtttcagcaCCGCCAGTCCCAGCTCCTCCACACAGCCACCCATCTTCAGTTGgcccagcagcaacagcagcaagcacCATCTCTGACACAACATCAGCAGCAAGCTCAAGCTCCACAGCAGCAAGCTTCACctcaaaaccagcagcaggctcagaCCCTTGTG GGCAAGTCTCAGACCTTAGGGGTAAAACGCAAGGCAGagtcagaggaggagaaggatgagTCTCCCAGTGTCACTGCAGTCCTGCCTGCCAGGTCTTCTCCTCTAACAGACAGCCCCAAAAACATGGAGGATAAGAGCGGCCTTGGAG ATAAATCTGATCCTGCTGCTATTGCAACCCCAAATACCACCTCAAGTGAAGGAGCATCAGTCACCCCTACCTGTACTCCCACTCCAAACCTGGCAATAGTGTCACGTCAGAtgggagattccaaacccccgcAAGCCATTGTGAAGCCCCAGATCCTCACACACATCATTGAAGGCTTCGTCAtccaggaaggagcagagccttTTCCA GTGGGTTGCTCCCAGTTGCTGAAAGAATCTGAGAAACCACTGCAGGGAGAAGCTCTTTCAGGCCAGAGTGAAAACCTTTCCAGCAATTCTCCAGGAGGAGACAGTGCTTCCATGG AGCTTGATAAGAAGGCAAACTTGTTGAAGTGTGAATACTGTGGGAAGTATGCCCCAGCAACCCAGTTCCGTGGCTCCAAGAGGTTTTGTTCCATGACCTGTTCTAAAAG GTACAATGTCAGCTGTAGCCATCAGTTTCggctgcagagaaagaagaTGAAGGAATTCCAGGAAGCTAACTATGCTCGTGTGCGCCGGCGGGGATCACGACGCAGCAGCTCAGAAATGGCACGAACAAAGATGCAGGGCAAGCGCCACAGG GGCCAGGAAGACTCAAGTCGAGGCTCTGATAACTCCAGCTATGATGAAGCTTTGTCCCCTACATCTCCAGGACCCTTGTCAGTAAGGGCTGGGCATggagagagggacctggcaaaCTCTAGTATGGCTCCACCTACCCCAGATCTACATGGCATCAACCCAGTCTTCCTGTCCAGTAATCCTAGTCGTTGGAGTGTGGAGGAAGTGTATGAGTTTATTGCATCGCTGCAAG GGTGCCAGGAGATTGCTGAGGAGTTTCGTTCACAGGAAATCGATGGCCAGGCCCTGTTGCTTCTGAAGGAAGAACACCTCATGAGTGCCATGAACATCAAGCTGGGACCAGCTCTTAAGATCTGTGCCAAGATCAATGTCCTCAAAGAGACTTAA
- the PHC1 gene encoding polyhomeotic-like protein 1 isoform X6 encodes METESEQNSSSTSGSSSSGGSTRPQISQMSLYERQAVQALQALQRQPNAAQYFHQFMLQQQLNSAQLHSLAAVQQATIAASRQASSPNTSTPQQTTTTQASLGNLLQVNRTLGRNVPLASQLILMPNGAVAAVQQEVPPTQSPGVHADTEQVQNLAVRSQQTSATNTQLQGSVQKAALPGSSQASGLPQSTSTGQTLAVAQASSVSAGQSLNLSQGAAGNNGVSGGVVASGGSQTSTGLTQTSSAGAPGSCQRKGTGVVQPLPIAAAQAVTVSQGSQTETENAATKKGETDSGGQQTVGMNLTRTATPAPSQTLISSATYTQIQPHSLIQQQQQIHLQKQVVIQQQIAIHHQQQFQHRQSQLLHTATHLQLAQQQQQQAPSLTQHQQQAQAPQQQASPQNQQQAQTLVVQPMLQSQPVQLQQDSPCQPATKSPVPIQSKSLVTAIKPPQLGPAKMSATQQPPPHIPVQVVGTRQQGSGQAQALGLAQIAAAVPTSRGMPAVVQPVSQAHAASPSSSSAPASSQEAPSLTTGVNLAQVQGTSHMVKSPASSPVVSQMPAAFYMQSVQLPGKSQTLGVKRKAESEEEKDESPSVTAVLPARSSPLTDSPKNMEDKSGLGDKSDPAAIATPNTTSSEGASVTPTCTPTPNLAIVSRQMGDSKPPQAIVKPQILTHIIEGFVIQEGAEPFPVGCSQLLKESEKPLQGEALSGQSENLSSNSPGGDSASMELDKKANLLKCEYCGKYAPATQFRGSKRFCSMTCSKRYNVSCSHQFRLQRKKMKEFQEANYARVRRRGSRRSSSEMARTKMQGKRHRGQEDSSRGSDNSSYDEALSPTSPGPLSVRAGHGERDLANSSMAPPTPDLHGINPVFLSSNPSRWSVEEVYEFIASLQGCQEIAEEFRSQEIDGQALLLLKEEHLMSAMNIKLGPALKICAKINVLKET; translated from the exons GCTACAATTGCAGCCAGTAGACAGGCCAGCTCCCCCAACACCAGCACCCCGCAACAGACCACCACCACTCAGGCCTCT ctgggcaacctgttgcaggtAAACCGGACCTTGGGCCGCAATGTGCCTCTTGCCTCTCAACTCATCCTGATGCCCAACGGGGCTGTGGCCGCTGTCCAGCAGGAGGTACCACCCACTCAGTCTCCTGGGGTCCATGCAGACACAGAGCAG GTGCAGAACTTGGCGGTGAGGAGCCAACAGACCTCAGCCACTAATACCCAGCTCCAAGGCTCTGTtcagaaggcagctctgcccGGCAGCTCCCAGGCTTCAGGCTTGCCACAGTCCACCAGCACAGGCCAGACCTTGGCAGTGGCTCAGGCCTCTTCTGTCAGTGCGGGCCAGTCCCTCAATTTgagtcagggagcagcaggcaaCAATGGTGTTTCTGGGGGTGTGGTGGCAAGTGGTGGGAGCCAGACTTCAACGGGATTGACCCAGACCTCTTCGGCAggtgctcctggcagctgccaaAGGAAAGGCACAGGGGTGGTTCAGCCATTACCAAtagcagctgcccaggctgtgACTGTTAGCCAGGGAAGCCAGACTGAGACAGAGAATGCAGCCACAAAGAAGGGTGAAACGGACAGTGGTGGACAGCAAACAGTAGGCATGAACCTGACCAGGACCGCAACGCCAGCACCCAGCCAGACGTTGATCAGCTCAG CTACATATACACAGATCCAGCCACACTCGTtgatccagcagcagcagcagatccacTTGCAGAAGCAGGTAGTGATCCAGCAGCAGATCGCCATTCATcaccagcagcagtttcagcaCCGCCAGTCCCAGCTCCTCCACACAGCCACCCATCTTCAGTTGgcccagcagcaacagcagcaagcacCATCTCTGACACAACATCAGCAGCAAGCTCAAGCTCCACAGCAGCAAGCTTCACctcaaaaccagcagcaggctcagaCCCTTGTGGTGCAACCTATGTTGCAGTCCCAGcctgtgcagctccagcaggacagTCCTTGCCAGCCAGCCACCAAGTCACCAGTTCCAATTCAGTCAAAATCTCTGGTCACTGCTATCAAACCACCTCAGCTTGGGCCTGCCAAAATGTCAGCAACACAGCAGCCTCCACCACACATCCCAGTACAGGTGGTGGGTACTCGGCAGCAGGGCTCAGGCCAAGCCCAAGCACTGGGTTTGGCACAGATTGCTGCAGCCGTGCCGACGTCCCGGGGAATGCCAGCTGTGGTCCAACCTGTTTCCCAAGCTCATGCTGCTTccccctcatcatcttcagccccagcttcctcacAGGAAGCTCCTTCTCTCACTACAGGGGTGAATTTGGCACAAGTTCAAGGCACATCCCACATGGTGAAGagcccagcctcttctccagttGTGTCTCAGATGCCAGCAGCATTCTACATGCAGTCTGTCCAGTTACCA GGCAAGTCTCAGACCTTAGGGGTAAAACGCAAGGCAGagtcagaggaggagaaggatgagTCTCCCAGTGTCACTGCAGTCCTGCCTGCCAGGTCTTCTCCTCTAACAGACAGCCCCAAAAACATGGAGGATAAGAGCGGCCTTGGAG ATAAATCTGATCCTGCTGCTATTGCAACCCCAAATACCACCTCAAGTGAAGGAGCATCAGTCACCCCTACCTGTACTCCCACTCCAAACCTGGCAATAGTGTCACGTCAGAtgggagattccaaacccccgcAAGCCATTGTGAAGCCCCAGATCCTCACACACATCATTGAAGGCTTCGTCAtccaggaaggagcagagccttTTCCA GTGGGTTGCTCCCAGTTGCTGAAAGAATCTGAGAAACCACTGCAGGGAGAAGCTCTTTCAGGCCAGAGTGAAAACCTTTCCAGCAATTCTCCAGGAGGAGACAGTGCTTCCATGG AGCTTGATAAGAAGGCAAACTTGTTGAAGTGTGAATACTGTGGGAAGTATGCCCCAGCAACCCAGTTCCGTGGCTCCAAGAGGTTTTGTTCCATGACCTGTTCTAAAAG GTACAATGTCAGCTGTAGCCATCAGTTTCggctgcagagaaagaagaTGAAGGAATTCCAGGAAGCTAACTATGCTCGTGTGCGCCGGCGGGGATCACGACGCAGCAGCTCAGAAATGGCACGAACAAAGATGCAGGGCAAGCGCCACAGG GGCCAGGAAGACTCAAGTCGAGGCTCTGATAACTCCAGCTATGATGAAGCTTTGTCCCCTACATCTCCAGGACCCTTGTCAGTAAGGGCTGGGCATggagagagggacctggcaaaCTCTAGTATGGCTCCACCTACCCCAGATCTACATGGCATCAACCCAGTCTTCCTGTCCAGTAATCCTAGTCGTTGGAGTGTGGAGGAAGTGTATGAGTTTATTGCATCGCTGCAAG GGTGCCAGGAGATTGCTGAGGAGTTTCGTTCACAGGAAATCGATGGCCAGGCCCTGTTGCTTCTGAAGGAAGAACACCTCATGAGTGCCATGAACATCAAGCTGGGACCAGCTCTTAAGATCTGTGCCAAGATCAATGTCCTCAAAGAGACTTAA
- the PHC1 gene encoding polyhomeotic-like protein 1 isoform X3, translating into METESEQNSSSTSGSSSSGGSTRPQISQMSLYERQAVQALQALQRQPNAAQYFHQFMLQQQLNSAQLHSLAAVQQATIAASRQASSPNTSTPQQTTTTQASINLATTSAAQLISRSQSVSSPSATTLTQSVLLGNATSPPLNQSQAQMYLRVNRTLGRNVPLASQLILMPNGAVAAVQQEVPPTQSPGVHADTEQVQNLAVRSQQTSATNTQLQGSVQKAALPGSSQASGLPQSTSTGQTLAVAQASSVSAGQSLNLSQGAAGNNGVSGGVVASGGSQTSTGLTQTSSAGAPGSCQRKGTGVVQPLPIAAAQAVTVSQGSQTETENAATKKGETDSGGQQTVGMNLTRTATPAPSQTLISSATYTQIQPHSLIQQQQQIHLQKQVVIQQQIAIHHQQQFQHRQSQLLHTATHLQLAQQQQQQAPSLTQHQQQAQAPQQQASPQNQQQAQTLVVQPMLQSQPVQLQQDSPCQPATKSPVPIQSKSLVTAIKPPQLGPAKMSATQQPPPHIPVQVVGTRQQGSGQAQALGLAQIAAAVPTSRGMPAVVQPVSQAHAASPSSSSAPASSQEAPSLTTGVNLAQVQGTSHMVKSPASSPVVSQMPAAFYMQSVQLPGKSQTLGVKRKAESEEEKDESPSVTAVLPARSSPLTDSPKNMEDKSGLGDKSDPAAIATPNTTSSEGASVTPTCTPTPNLAIVSRQMGDSKPPQAIVKPQILTHIIEGFVIQEGAEPFPVGCSQLLKESEKPLQGEALSGQSENLSSNSPGGDSASMELDKKANLLKCEYCGKYAPATQFRGSKRFCSMTCSKRYNVSCSHQFRLQRKKMKEFQEANYARVRRRGSRRSSSEMARTKMQGKRHRGQEDSSRGSDNSSYDEALSPTSPGPLSVRAGHGERDLANSSMAPPTPDLHGINPVFLSSNPSRWSVEEVYEFIASLQGCQEIAEEFRSQEIDGQALLLLKEEHLMSAMNIKLGPALKICAKINVLKET; encoded by the exons GCTACAATTGCAGCCAGTAGACAGGCCAGCTCCCCCAACACCAGCACCCCGCAACAGACCACCACCACTCAGGCCTCT ATCAACCTAGCCACCAcatcagctgctcagctgaTCAGTCGATCACAGAGTGTGAGTTCCCCCAGCGCCACAACCCTGACGCAGTCTGTGCTCCTTGGGAATGCCACCTCACCTCCCCTCAACCAGTCACAGGCCCAGATGTATCTCCGG gtAAACCGGACCTTGGGCCGCAATGTGCCTCTTGCCTCTCAACTCATCCTGATGCCCAACGGGGCTGTGGCCGCTGTCCAGCAGGAGGTACCACCCACTCAGTCTCCTGGGGTCCATGCAGACACAGAGCAG GTGCAGAACTTGGCGGTGAGGAGCCAACAGACCTCAGCCACTAATACCCAGCTCCAAGGCTCTGTtcagaaggcagctctgcccGGCAGCTCCCAGGCTTCAGGCTTGCCACAGTCCACCAGCACAGGCCAGACCTTGGCAGTGGCTCAGGCCTCTTCTGTCAGTGCGGGCCAGTCCCTCAATTTgagtcagggagcagcaggcaaCAATGGTGTTTCTGGGGGTGTGGTGGCAAGTGGTGGGAGCCAGACTTCAACGGGATTGACCCAGACCTCTTCGGCAggtgctcctggcagctgccaaAGGAAAGGCACAGGGGTGGTTCAGCCATTACCAAtagcagctgcccaggctgtgACTGTTAGCCAGGGAAGCCAGACTGAGACAGAGAATGCAGCCACAAAGAAGGGTGAAACGGACAGTGGTGGACAGCAAACAGTAGGCATGAACCTGACCAGGACCGCAACGCCAGCACCCAGCCAGACGTTGATCAGCTCAG CTACATATACACAGATCCAGCCACACTCGTtgatccagcagcagcagcagatccacTTGCAGAAGCAGGTAGTGATCCAGCAGCAGATCGCCATTCATcaccagcagcagtttcagcaCCGCCAGTCCCAGCTCCTCCACACAGCCACCCATCTTCAGTTGgcccagcagcaacagcagcaagcacCATCTCTGACACAACATCAGCAGCAAGCTCAAGCTCCACAGCAGCAAGCTTCACctcaaaaccagcagcaggctcagaCCCTTGTGGTGCAACCTATGTTGCAGTCCCAGcctgtgcagctccagcaggacagTCCTTGCCAGCCAGCCACCAAGTCACCAGTTCCAATTCAGTCAAAATCTCTGGTCACTGCTATCAAACCACCTCAGCTTGGGCCTGCCAAAATGTCAGCAACACAGCAGCCTCCACCACACATCCCAGTACAGGTGGTGGGTACTCGGCAGCAGGGCTCAGGCCAAGCCCAAGCACTGGGTTTGGCACAGATTGCTGCAGCCGTGCCGACGTCCCGGGGAATGCCAGCTGTGGTCCAACCTGTTTCCCAAGCTCATGCTGCTTccccctcatcatcttcagccccagcttcctcacAGGAAGCTCCTTCTCTCACTACAGGGGTGAATTTGGCACAAGTTCAAGGCACATCCCACATGGTGAAGagcccagcctcttctccagttGTGTCTCAGATGCCAGCAGCATTCTACATGCAGTCTGTCCAGTTACCA GGCAAGTCTCAGACCTTAGGGGTAAAACGCAAGGCAGagtcagaggaggagaaggatgagTCTCCCAGTGTCACTGCAGTCCTGCCTGCCAGGTCTTCTCCTCTAACAGACAGCCCCAAAAACATGGAGGATAAGAGCGGCCTTGGAG ATAAATCTGATCCTGCTGCTATTGCAACCCCAAATACCACCTCAAGTGAAGGAGCATCAGTCACCCCTACCTGTACTCCCACTCCAAACCTGGCAATAGTGTCACGTCAGAtgggagattccaaacccccgcAAGCCATTGTGAAGCCCCAGATCCTCACACACATCATTGAAGGCTTCGTCAtccaggaaggagcagagccttTTCCA GTGGGTTGCTCCCAGTTGCTGAAAGAATCTGAGAAACCACTGCAGGGAGAAGCTCTTTCAGGCCAGAGTGAAAACCTTTCCAGCAATTCTCCAGGAGGAGACAGTGCTTCCATGG AGCTTGATAAGAAGGCAAACTTGTTGAAGTGTGAATACTGTGGGAAGTATGCCCCAGCAACCCAGTTCCGTGGCTCCAAGAGGTTTTGTTCCATGACCTGTTCTAAAAG GTACAATGTCAGCTGTAGCCATCAGTTTCggctgcagagaaagaagaTGAAGGAATTCCAGGAAGCTAACTATGCTCGTGTGCGCCGGCGGGGATCACGACGCAGCAGCTCAGAAATGGCACGAACAAAGATGCAGGGCAAGCGCCACAGG GGCCAGGAAGACTCAAGTCGAGGCTCTGATAACTCCAGCTATGATGAAGCTTTGTCCCCTACATCTCCAGGACCCTTGTCAGTAAGGGCTGGGCATggagagagggacctggcaaaCTCTAGTATGGCTCCACCTACCCCAGATCTACATGGCATCAACCCAGTCTTCCTGTCCAGTAATCCTAGTCGTTGGAGTGTGGAGGAAGTGTATGAGTTTATTGCATCGCTGCAAG GGTGCCAGGAGATTGCTGAGGAGTTTCGTTCACAGGAAATCGATGGCCAGGCCCTGTTGCTTCTGAAGGAAGAACACCTCATGAGTGCCATGAACATCAAGCTGGGACCAGCTCTTAAGATCTGTGCCAAGATCAATGTCCTCAAAGAGACTTAA